The Mercenaria mercenaria strain notata chromosome 1, MADL_Memer_1, whole genome shotgun sequence nucleotide sequence TAGAGAATTGAATAACCTGCGTGATGACTATGTAATAACCTCTACACATCTCCGTCCCCATTATCTGATAATAAGTACCCCCATTTTATAACAATGTTTCgctttatattttcaaaacgtaGAAAGGGAGAGGTTTATTTGTCTTTGAATACAGTATCACTTTCTTTGATAAATGTCCATGTAATATTACAGCATGCCTGGATAATATGGACGGAAATCATGCAGTTAGACATGGAGAGTTACAAACACAACTGCAAGACATTGATATAACCACAGGAGCGACGAAGAACGATATGGCCGATATGAAAGGTACACAATGAAGAATGTAGGAGAATTCAAGTATATCtggaatgttttatttatatggGTCCAATTCTGCCAGGGTTTGTTAATGCCGAATGTCTTTATTTAGTTGATACCTGATATTATGCTTTTATAATTATACACATATGGTTACTAGCGTCTTTATATTAAGCAAAGGTCTTAATAATTCTCAAATTAAACcgtatttctttcaaattaagaCTTTGAGGAAATGTAACAAAAAGCATTTCGTACTACAGTTCAAGTATCTTATTCAGCTATTTTCGATGAAAACACGGAACTAATGTTACAGTTAAAACTCATTATAAGAATAACATGAAAGCAAATCGTTGGAAGAAATAAGCATGAGATTGCGTATCCCCTTTCTGAAGAGAGGCATGTTCAACTTTTTCTATATAGTTTTATAGTCGCAAATATGCTTTAACAAGACAATTAGTTTTCATAAAATCAGGTTTGTCAAAACCAGTAATGCCACATTACTTTAACTCTACTGTatttattgaaacattgttgaaatatataagCAGCGGTAAATAATAAGAGTCTTTATTCTTGATCTTTGAAAACAGCTAATCTCGATAATGATGTGttataacataaatgtattttatgtaacataaaattatttttgtgccaGACGACAAATATAAACTCGGCACGCAGACTGTTACTGTCTGGCCGCAAGTTAACTATGTACATATAATGAGCTTGgatatttatagcaaaaaatgTATAACTCGACTTTTATTTCACTCTGTTTCATATACATCTCCTATTATGGCTTAATAAAGCCCAATTATTAATCTATATCCagtctttttttacattttatccaTACATGCTTCTAATGAGATTTTGATTGTTGTCACGGGTAACATAAATAAAACGTTATTTACTTCAGAGAAATTATTTGCATCATACCTATAAAATATAACCCAAATtgacaaaataagacattttatttacttatatcagctcgattatgatgaaagcttcaagcttacaTGACTCTTTGTCgttatgacaccagtactggtgtgtACTGGTGTTGCTAAAAACCGGACTCGAAAATAAGACGTCCACAGTCTCAAAAGATGGGTGTACCTCAATGATTGATTTTATGACCTCTTCTATGtcctatataaaatatattacatttatcGCAGTTTATATCGATCGATAAATTGATGACTTCactgtttataaatttttaaaatgatattttagttACTGGCAGATGTTCCATGATAATGTTCTTAAAACCGTCAACGTTTGTTCAATATTAGATATATGTATTTTACAGCCGGAAAGACGAATGCATTCCTCTAAGTAAAAACTGTTAAATAGAACTTGCAAGAAGACTTTAACAATCTtctgtttgcaattttatctaataataaaatgaaaattgctgGATTTTATAAAATGAAGTATTCAATTATAAGTAATGTTTGTTGTTCATTGCAAATCATCTCAATGGGTTGTCATTCTGTATCGATACAGATATACAAATAGTAGAATGTACATCTAACAAATGTTCAGAATGCCCATTTATGAAATACATACCtgtatatgaaataatgcacagaaatAATTTTATAAGCCAATGTTCCTACACTACAGCAACAAAGGCATGTTCCTTAATCTTTTTGTGTATTTAATATGTGTCTAATCCTTGATAAATCAAAACAtattctttttcagaaaaattgTACTTTTCATTCATAACTGGATATATCGAATACATTTATTGTATGgggtttttctttcttatttttcatatatGACAGCAAGAGAGGCAAAAACTTCACGTATGgttgaaaaaataatgaagatgCAGATAATTGAGTTATCGCTAAGTACTAAGAACggtaatttgaaaaatactaaaagttacttcataaaactttttttaaagcaTAAATATAAATGCAATTTATTTATAGCTCACGTCTTGTACCTCAGTTATATTTCTTTACTTATAATCCTTAATCATTTAAACGGTAATTTATCTTAGATTTTACTGCTGTCTTTAATTGTAAGAAAACGAAATCTGTTTATTAAAGCTTTTTATTACTTAACAGCATTACAGACTATCATAGAAGCGGAGTGCGACGaaagacaaaaagaaaagtaTGTCATGCgtcttttgtttaaattcatTGACATGATTCAGAATCGGGATGACTTTTCTAAAGAAGAAATCGAAAAAATGCTAGAACAAAGGATTCAATGGCATGGTGACCTTTGTCTCGAGTTAGTAGACGATTTACTTTCCTGGTTTACAGATATGAGAAATATTCCCGACATAGTACCTGGAATTGCAGATTTAGGTTGCATCCGAATACCAATAAAGTGCTCTTCAATGAAAGGAATGTTGAAGCATTtagctacatgtatatggataGTGATGAATGCAAACAACGTCTTTCAGATATATCATGCAGTCTCAGCAAAATGCTCGGTTTTTCTTGCGGCCTTTCGTGGACCATAGCACCTGACAGTTTacaaaatgttatgaaaacaTTATGTAAGTTTAAGATCAGGCCAGAATGCTTGTTCAATTGTCTAGGTAAAAGTATTTGTTGTGAAACAGCAGATTCGAAAATCATTTGTCTTTCAATAATGATATTTAAGGGCAAGGAAACCATGATAATATGTTATTTTATGTGAAAGCTTATCtaaagcctttcataacgctgaaagatttttaaaatagggcaacttttgaaaaagatatggcagtctGAAATTTAAGATAATGACTGATTATGGCGGTAGCCATTATAAGtgttaatgacgtcatttacacactgctgatttttttatttaacaaataaccatttaaatagattaatttcatatatttttttttgtgtaagatGTAAGACATGGTAATTTCTCGCATTATAGCTGGGAAAAGTAGAAgattattttgaagaaataaataaatataattcaaatacgtatctaaaatgttatttaatctgccatgtttgtttttgttgccatggaaacaaaatggccgccatttggataaaatatttaaatgcttataactttctcatttttagcccaccatcatcagatggtgggctattaaaatcactctgcgtccgtggtccgtccgtccgtcattccgtccgtccgtccgtccgtccgtccgttaacaatttctcgttatcgcatctcctcagaaactactggggggattttgaccaaactttgtcagaatgatgtattggtaccctagttgtgtccccctgaaaatcagactggttcaacaatttatgagtgagttatggtcctttgtttatttctataatttaaatagatttatatagggaaaaactttgaaaacgttcttgtccaaaaccacagagcctagggctttgatatttggtatgaagcattatctagtggtcctctaccaagatgattcatattatttctctggggtcaaatatggccccgccctgggggtcacatggtttatatagacttatatagggaaaaactttgaaaaacctcttgtccaaaaccacagggcctagggctttgatattttgtatgtgacatcatctagtggtcttcaactaagatcgttcaaattatacccctagggtcaaatatggccccaccctgggggtcatatggtttacatagacttatatagggaaaaactttgaaaatcttcttgtccaaaccacaaagccttgggctttgatacttgtaatgtagcatcatctagtggttctctaccaagtttgttcagattatccccctagggtcaaatatggccccgccccgtgggtcacatggttcatatagacttatatagggaaaagcttttaaaatcttcttgtcaataactacaacattcaaatttggaccacatgtatatttttgagtggcaagatgaaccttgacctgagttgaccttgattttgacctagtgacctactttcacatttctgtagctacagccttcaaatttggaccatgtgcatagttttgtgcacttgaaaaaactttgaccttgattttgacctagtgacctactttcacatttttgaaggtacaggtatcaaatttggaccatatgcatagttccgtgtttcaaaatgaaatttgacattgattttgacctagtgacctactttcacatttttgaaggtacagtcttcaaatttggaccacatgcatagttttgtgttccgaaattaaatttgaccttgattttgacccagtgacctactttctcatttctcaagctacagccttcaaatttggaccacatgcatggttttatgtaccgaaacaaactttgacctttacattgacctagtgacctactttcacatttttgaaggtacaagcttcaaatttggaccacatgcatagttctgtattctgaaataaaacttgaccttgattttgacctagtgacctactttcacatttctcaagctacagccttcaaatttggaccacatgcatagttttgtgtaccgaaatgaactttgaccttaagattgacctagtgacctactttcacatttctgtagctacaggcctcaaatttagaccacttgcataggattgtgtaccgaaacaaactttggccttgacattgacctagtgacctactttcacatttttgaaggtacaggcttcagatttggaccacatgcatagatttgtgttctgaagtgaaatttgacccttgattttgacctagtgacctacttacacatttctcaagctaagccttcaaattcggaccacttgcatagttttgtgtaccgagttaaactttgaccttaagattgatctagtgacctactttcacatttctcgagctacagctttcgaatttggaccacatgcacagtgttgtgtacggaaatgaaatttgaccttgagctagtcagtaagtcttgaaatttggaacactcaaaaatggcacttggtgggcgccaagatcactctgtgatctcttgttaagcttattttgaaaattctttcactggtttaaatgattaaagaaattctAGAACATGAGAACAGCATTGCCATTCCCTTTAATTAAAATCTATATGGTAAATTGtgtattgaaataataatttctGTGTCTTGTTTTATATAAGACCAAGTCATATACCAAATAGTAAAATTGAGAATGTTTTATGTCTTTATGTACATTAAAACACGTTAATCGTGTAATTTAAAGTCTAACGTGTTTATATACCGACATTCCTCAAGAACTCAACATACAAGTAAACAGAAATACTCCTGATTTGTTGTCAGCTTGCATAATATTTACCTTAGTACAATTtcttcttcagcggaagaattaAAAATTGTGCTTCCATTTGAAAGTAAATCACTGAAAGGCTTAACAAATATGTGGACTTTCTTCGAGGGAGAGGAAGCCAAAAGTCACCTAACAAAAATATCGGAAACGTTATCAAAAATTGTTGATGCAAACGTGAGTCTGACTGCATCAGTTGTAATGGACCAGTTTACAAAGGCGGTGTATGAAAGAAGTAAaggtaaatatgtttatttaaagacCACGAAAAAACAGAAAGAAGTATGTCTATCCTTTTGTCAGTAGGTATTGAAAGTGATACCACAAGTCTTAAATTTTGCAAGTAACTACCGGGTATCAGAGGTCTTTTATCACAAAGGGTTAATATATATAAACACCTCTGCTTTTACACATTAGCATTAACTTCTATTCTATTCATCTTTTTTTCATAGCAATTGCAAAACATATATGGCAGACACGTTTTGCACATCAAATAGCCCAATACAATGAAAATTACAGACTCTGAGATAGTATAGCAAGGCAAAAGACGCTTGCTACGGCTTGTCCATTATTCTCGCCACTGGCCGTCACAACGCTATGTTATTTCGTGTTCCTGTATTAGCTTTTTACCcagattgtttttgtattttacattcaGAGTGCTGTGTCCTTAGAACGTTGGTATTCCTTTTTGATCTGTGTCattgattttgatatataatCGCCTATTTAATATTAAGATTtcagatattttgtttattagaaaatgtgcattttaacaTTATGTTACCCGTGATATAATCAcctattaaagaaaaaatgataccGTTATTTTGGGACGCTTTATTCTATTTAAGATAACATATCAAGTTCAATAGATGCAAAGGTGCAGGGACAGAAACAACTAGGAAACATTCAAGGCAAGTATGGCAAGATAAACAAAACACTGAATGTATACATCTAACTTTACTACAACAACTTTGTTTCAACATGCATGCAATATTTGTTAGCTAAATGGAAATGTATTGCCATCGTCTTTCGgatatgttttaaattattttgaaatttacatttgtaTCTCATACTTCAGAATTACGTCGGATGTGTCGCAAAGATATTATGCCGCAATTCTGCATACGCAATTTTTCCAAATATAGTACAATTTGAATTTACAGACCACCTTAGAGGATGGCAAAAAGTGATCTTTTCACGAAAACTTACTCTTAATTCAGCATACTAGTATTTTGTTCTTTCAGCTTTGGGGTAAAGTCCAATAACGGTATCTTGCATTTCCACCACCGTTCATGAAGCTAAATcgaaccaagcctgcaacattttcatgtcGTGTTGAGTAACCTGTGGTTTTCCTCcttttctattttccttactaagAAGACTGAAAAGGTGGTTTCTCGAGCAAGTTTCACTGTACAATTGATGAAAATACAGCACACATTTCTCTCATTACTAGTTTCTCTATTTCAAATACCACTAAAGCTCCTCCAATTAGCAGTCTGAATTTACGAGAATTACTATCAGGGCCCCGACAAAACCGTCTAAAAGACGGACTAAATAGCAGCCTTGCCGTGCCATTCACGAATGTCTCTTGGTTCGTTGGTCTCTAATATAAGCACGCCTCTTCTGTTTGACAACAGTTTTCATATTAACTCGTATACATATACTAATGTTTACCTACTATAAAAACACAACGTCTTGTAGACACACCATTCCTCTCCTATCAACAAAACTTAAAAGAATTAGGTTtgtgatttaaaaaatttagctAAATTATAAACTGGCTCCTAAATAAACACTCAGTTTTATACAATGCATATTCAGCTATAAACTGGGATTTAAAGGTTCTTTAATTTCCTATAGTACCGAGTGCAACATTTTACCCTCCTAGATAACTattgaattatctccttttttcGCATTAAGAGTACTAAGTGAGTTGCCCCGTACATGAATTCAGTACTTGAATTATATGTTGTTAAATTGTCCTGTCCTTTTGGGTCTGTGAAATGTATTGCACTTTCAATTACCTCTCGTGAGCAAACTCAATTAAACCTAGTCTTCTCTAATGCATGCTGGGTTGCATTACACTGACACCATATTAGagagaaaatgccactgtacatatTGTACCTTATCCCTGAGTATGCTAACCATTGTAAGAACCATtgtcatgaagtggaaattgtactaacccatttcaaaggcacatttctcacctaaaacatACATTTCGGTtaatgggtactatgcatattgaacaagtggtaatttatcttccatcgtgcaccagtcacattgtctctaTATTTTTCTTATCGcagagacaatatacatatttcatcatTTCGTTAACgttaaagaaaaatcttgaatGAACGTCGCGGTCTAGACGACACGACACATGTTctaagtaaaaacaaacaaaacagaacgTGTAATATTCACATTCATataataaaacttgaaatgataAATCATAATAGCCATCATTTGTATTGGTTATTTAATTCATAATGCACATTTATGTCGAACAAACACATTGTAGCGTACGTGTATAGTGAAACAACAATTGAAAGCGTTCAGATGGAGCTCTTGGTactagacatttacggattaagtctacgtggactgtggacacctaaggcgatagatttttcaaggggacagtctcaacatagtttaattatattatgcgcgatatgaaaaagagtttataacggcaatagggtttgagttattatatcatcactatgcggtagatgatataaaatttggatgtgcctgtttttagctcgacttttcgaagaaaaagtagagctattgcatcgctccggcgtcggcgtcggcgtcggcgtcggcgtctccgttggttaaaatttttgataaagtcaaatatctctgttactgtcaaagctattgacttgaaacttaaaatacttatttactatcaaagtctacagaaggaagaacaatccccataactctgattgaatttttacagaattatgcccctttctaatttagcatttttggttatagtttttgataaagtcaaatatctctgttaatatcaaagctattgacttgaaacttataatagttatttactatcaaaatctacaccaggaaaaataatccccataactctgattgaattttgatagaattatgccattaacttagaatttatggttaaagttcttgataaagtcaaatatatctgttactaccaaagctattgacctgaaacttaaaatatttatttactatcaaagtctacaccgggagaaacaatccctataactctgattgaattttgacagaataatgcccccttttaaattagaatttttggttaaagtttttgataaattcaaatgtctctgttactatcaaagctattgactttaaacttaaaatagttatttactatcgaagtctacaccaggaaaaacaatcctcataactgtgatttgaattttgacagagttatgtccctttttaacttagaatttttggtaaaagtttttgataattttttttttttgatttaacgtcgcaccgacacatgataggtcatatggcgactttccagctttaatggtggaggaagaccccaggtgcccctccgtgcattatttcatcacgagcgggcacctgggtagacccaccgaccttccgtaagccagctggatggcttcctcacatgaagaattcaacgccccgagtaaggctcgaacccacatcgatgaggggcaagtgatttgaagtcagcaaccttaaccactcggccacggaggcccccaaagtcaaatatcagaggatgggagcaaaatttaaagaactttactgttgaagtcctaaggaaaatgacaacaaagggaagaaattccccgaaaaactcttagtccactaaaattattaacaggtacagatgtgtcaaaatacaccttaactttgcaggtaacatccatgttgtaccaaagaaaagtggtctcggtttttacctacggctaataataaaaaagttacaaaataacctatttctagtaacataaaagggaagtaattcaataaaaaatattgtaagtgaacaaaaaaaaaagaatctgcggaatctgccaaataaaaacaagaacaccgcaatgcaaagcagcataaacacaaaacaaagtcatgtgacctttaacctctaagtgtgacctttaccttgaagcgagctatgtgctctgcacgtcgtctcagtgtggtgaacatttgtgccaagtttttttaaaatccttcaagcagtttaagagttacacatcgcactcgaaacaaagttatatgacctttgacccctaagacggacacacagacggacagacggtcagacgaacaccaaaatacgttccttcgggcgtataataacaacaaaggaatggagacgcaagatattacgttttctacagttttcacaatgttttacctgctgacctacattttgatccaagctaacccagttaagatttattttcatttcggacgacgacgacgatggaatacggatgcattgcgaacagataagctcatcttttcaactttgtcgcagatgcgcaacttataatattgaagaacctttcgggaaagtgttatgacgctagatcaaatactttttgcgatatgcataacaaaacacctctctggcgaacagacagacggacagacaaatcctaatcttatcctgtgcggtaacataataagccagaccttaccatcattattggaatgttttcctaccacacataaattaaaattatcatgttgagacggtccccttgaaaaatcgatcgtcttaggtgttcacagtccacgtagacttaattcgtaaatgtctactACCTGTCTCACGGGACTGTTATGCACCCCTACCCCCGTTAAGCGTGTCTTCTGTTCTATTTAAGAAACACTTAGCATACAGTTACTTCATAATTTCACAGGTGATATCGCCAATACGAAATATAAACAGACTGAAGACAGTTTAAAGCCTaacagtttcagaaaaaaaataaagaaaattgcaTTTATGCCATATTTGGTGAACTAAGAATCTACAATATCGCTGAAAAATACGGATACGATCTGATAGTTTTGTTGTAAATATCAGTCgggaaaaagaaacataaaatgttGGGTTTTGCTTTAACATCTATGAATTTAAAGTTAAATGATCCATTCTTTTCTGAAATCTCTCTTTTCTGAATAAATAAacagatgatttaaaaaaatatcttttagaaAAACCAGAGGAATCGTTGCAAGAACACGCTGAAGAAATGAAGTCGGAGAAAAAAAGCCCAAAGCCAAAGAGAAAAGAACATGATTCTAAAAGCAGGAAAAAGGGAGCAGTCGGAAAGCTAAAAGACTTCGTGTcctcaacattttcgtttttacaATTTAAGTCTTACAGAAATAAAGGTAATCTATgtccaatatttttttctattatttctatatattgtatttcaaaacagtttgcTTCGATATTCATGTGATTCGTGTGATTATGCCCCAAACCACCTAACTGTCCGTCCataatttctgatcaataacttgagaacgatttCAAATAGAACTTTCCAACAGATATGATGATTTCTATtgtttttgcagccatattgtcaatgtcaaggtcacagagacctgaacatggaaagcaatttccgatcaatatcttgagaaccacttaaccaaaaatatataaacttcataggatgattggatatacagagtatatgacccctattgaattgggtcacttgatcaaaggtcaaggtcatggaaaTCAATTACTTTAAAACCATTTGTCCCAGAACCATCAAACTCATAGGTTGAAAGGGCTAACGGAGTAGATGACTACTATTATGTTTAGGATAAATCAGTCGAAAGtagaggtcacaggggcctgaaaatggacAAAAAAATACTTCCAATGAAACCATTTGACCGAGAGTATTAAAACTTAAttgggtgattggacatgcagtgaAGATGACCCTTAAAGATTTTGAAACATTCAATTCATCAATGGTGAAGGTCTCAGGGGCCACCCATTAATCCACCCAACCAACCGTCACACTTTTTTGTCCGATCAATATCTGGAAAAGTGGCTGAGAGCTATTGTTTCTGGCGTCGATCAAAAGTGAAgttcacaggggcccgaacattgaaaacattttccaGTTGCAAGGCAGAGGACCATTTGACCCACAACCTTCATACTTAATATGTTTAAAGGgctatatactcagcgtcactgaaaaatTACCACCCTAATGACCCTTATATTTCAAAAAGCGTATttgactgtgttaaaagcataacacgactacatttttgacgcagctgaaacgtcactggtgtaaagattcgTCCAATTCGATTAACtacatttgaggcacgggctacacatgcaaaatgactttttccagcaatgtcgacatgtacgaaaattctatcgcaaatcattcatcgcacttgaaagttagtcgacagactaaaagaaaaacgttaaaaaaaaacagaatacccttgctaagaatgccgcgtttaaggcacgatcaacgccatcaggccattggtaTGACCAAGgtcatgaaaaagtgacgtcgatattgtataaaaagtaaagaggtatatattaagtggtaacttttcaatgacgcccagtatagatttggcgttgtccgttcgtccgtccgcctgtccgcaatttcgtgtctgagCTCCTGGTATTATATTTGGGTTTCACTACGCCATATttaagttatggtccttgacctattgaaaaatacaaataaagtgctTGTGTAGCatgttttttatcaaacattcacctagagtcatgaaatcatgtaggCATATTTTCCAGCATGTGAATTCGTGCACCTGAGTTACACTTTGTTGTTtctttcactttgcaagaccagagtagTTTATTCAAAACAGAGTTCTTATCATTCACGATTCAGTGTTTCATACATTTATTAAAGCTCAAACGGGTCATGTTCAGTTGACAGGTTTAAGGCTGTAATCGCTCtcgtgtttttcttttcttttttttttgttgcttataTCATTTGTCTGTTGTCCTACTTGAAAACTATTCAGTGGATTTTGTTAGAATTTcacataataaaaaaattgataTGTTGTAGATTGCAGCAAAATAGAACGATAATTCTATCTtgctttccttttcttttttatttcttctctCTATTTCATTAAGGCATAACACTTATTTCTAGAGCATAACTAAAAAGTATTACGACATATGCCATTGAGTAGAAGACTtttgcaccgccgtatgaacatatctgcggatgtctctaaaaattttttgtacttttagcatgtgtaagacttctgctcaacccggggctagagggtatgtacggtagcatgcatttccattgccacccatgaacaggctcagtcaaaccgagcctgcaacatttttgtttttgtcgtgttgagcgacctgcggaGTTTCCACTTATTTCTATTTAACATGCATACTGTTCAAtgcttttgaaacatttttatttattggaCCTCTGTTTCTCAAAACAGTTGCTTCGGCAGGGGAATACACATGTATAACAGAGTTCCACGTAAGACTGTGTCTCTTTTAAGCagtttttgtaaagtgttttttttttaatgttaactagTTTTTCAGTACCCACATATGGGAATGAATTTAAACTTTACACACTCGTCAATTGTTGTAAGCTGATATGCATTGAACATGTTCCATAGTCCTGTTAAgcatttcttcaaaattatgcctGTTTTAGGACTTTTAACAATTATGCCTGTATCATTTGGACACACATCatgttaaaaatcatttttgtgcgGGAATTTATATGCTCAATATACAAAGTTTCCTTTGTTTCTTGATCATTCAGTATATTTGTTATATGTGTTACAATTGTTTGTAAAACCAGAGAATAAGAAATGTACATTTTTCCGTATGTATTATTAAATCAGCATTCCTTTGAATTGCAATTGCGTGTCCGGTAACAGTACTATTAGTTGCTAGTTATCATAAATTATGTATCAGGACTATGACTAGGCTGATTTAGCCATAGGTTTGTTTACTATTATTGCTAAATAGTTTATTT carries:
- the LOC128558223 gene encoding uncharacterized protein LOC128558223 isoform X2; the encoded protein is MYMDSDECKQRLSDISCSLSKMLGFSCGLSWTIAPDSLQNVMKTLSEELKIVLPFESKSLKGLTNMWTFFEGEEAKSHLTKISETLSKIVDANVSLTASVVMDQFTKAVYERSKDNISSSIDAKVQGQKQLGNIQEKPEESLQEHAEEMKSEKKSPKPKRKEHDSKSRKKGAVGKLKDFVSSTFSFLQFKSYRNKDDGRTTYEGTADGNNDERGTTKMDISPSFESLKESGQVNKISSTKIKKTTYHVHTNTATLNFNQEHQGKRNLEIQNVSKPIDVEACLENVSANKPSPLPPQMQKLKVLELEMSQPDSGIHTIDQTYEKTQQ